The DNA window CGTCGCCGTGTCGAGCAACCCCGCGGCCATCTGCTTCACGGTGTTGGCGGCCGAGCCCGAGGGGACGAGCCCTGGCGCGCTCGCGGAGAGCACGAAGTAGCCCTGCACCGCGGCGAAGAGACCCACCGACAGGGCTCGCGCCCGTCGCTTGCCGACCACCGCGGCGACCAGTCCCTCCAGGTGCTCCAGGTCCGCGCGCACCACCTGCTCGTAGGCGGCGCGGACCTCGGGCTGCCGGATGGCCTCCGCGCTGATGGTGACCCAGCCGGCCACCGCGCTCGGGTCCGCGTCCGCGCCCGTCGCGAGGAAGGCATCCAGGAACGCATCCACCCGGCCTCGCGCATCTTCCGGAGCAAGGCGGGCGACACGCTTCGCCACCCGCGCTCGCGCGAGCGCCGCGAGCTGCTCCACCAGCACGAGCAGAATCTCCTGCTTGTCGCTGAAGTGGTAGTGCACCAGCCCCGGACTCAGCCCCGCCGCCTTCGCGATTTCGTTGACCGAGGCCCGCTCGTAGCCGCGCTCGGACATCACTCGCAGCAGCCCGGTGACGATTTGCTGTCGGCGCTCTTCGGTGTTGGACGGACGAGGCATGGTGGCCTTGTTTGTTGGTTGTGTGACCAACTTATAAACAGGGCCACGGGCGGCGTCAACCCGGCCTGGGCGGGGAGGTCAGTCCTGGGCGCCTGGGCCCAGGTGCGGGCCTGTCTTCAGGGTGGTTCGCTGTCCGGAGACCAGGGCGTCGATGCCCGCGGCGACGAGGTCGGGCACCTCGAGGGAAGGCAGGTGGCTGACCGCGGGCAGCTTCATGACGTGGAACCACGGGTGCGTCGCGCTGAAGGCCACCTGCTCCTCCAGGTAGTCCTGCGTGTCGGGCTGGGCATACAGGTGCAGCGTGGTGGGCGCGGGGTTCAACCCCGCGAGTGCGCGCAGCGGTGTGCCGTGTCGCGCCTGGCTGGCGGTGATTTCCCTCGCGGCGCGAGCCCACATCTCCTCGGAGACTTCGCGCATGTCCACGCGAAGGGTGCGCAGGACGTCCTCGTTCTCCACGCCGTGGGCCCAGGTCTCGAGCAGCTCGTCGCGTGCGCGTCCCCAGCGCTCGGACATGAGGCCGCGCAGGATGGAGGAGAAGGCGGGAGGCGGCTCGGTGACGAGCCAGTCCAGGAGCACGAGGTGGGGCACCCGGGCCGCGCCCAGCTCGCGGTGGAGGTCCAAGGCCCAGTCGCCCGAGGTGGAGATGCAGACCGGCACCACCCGCCGCGCGCCGCTGGCCTTCAGCACCGCGAGCAGGTCGTCGAGCACCGTGTTGCTGTCGAAGTCCCCTTCGCCCCGCTCCGAATCTCCGTGGCCTCGCAGGTCGACACAGAGGACGCGGTGGCGCCTGGCGCAGCGAGGCAGCAGGGTGCGGAAGACGTCGCGCCGGGAGCACCAGCCGGGGATGAAGAGCAGCGGGGTTTCGCCCCGGCCCACGTCGTCGTAGCGGATGCGGACCCCATCGCTCGCGCGCACCTCGGGCATGTCTTCCTCCCCCTGTTGAATGGGACGCTCTCCTCGTCAGGTGGCCATGCGCTGGTGGCGCGACAGCAGACGAGCGAAGGAGGGGAGGGGGCCCGGGTCGGCCGGGCGTCAGAACGTCAGCAGCGTGGTCACCTTGTCCCGGCCCAGGCGCTGGGGACCTTCGAGGAAGTCGAGGCTGATGAGGAAGCTGAAGCCGACGAGCTCGCCGCCCAGCCGCTTCACCAGCTTCGCGGTGGCCTCCGCCGTGCCGCCCGTGGCGAGCACGTCGTCCACCACCAGGACCCGCTCCCCCTGGAGGATGGCGTCCTCGTGCATCTCCACCCCGTCCGCGCCGTACTCCAGCGAGTAGCGCTCCACGACGGAGCGGTGGGGCAGCTTGCCGGGCTTGCGCGCGGGGACGAAGCCCGCGTCGAGCGCGAGCGCGATGGGGGCCCCCAAGAGGAAGCCGCGTGCCTCCACGCCGACGACCTTGGTGATGTGTTGGCCCCGGAAGGGCGCGGACATGGCGTTGATGACCCGGCCGAACAGGCGCGGGTCCGCGAGGACGGGGGTGATGTCCTTGAAGACGATGCCGGGCTTGGGGAAGTCCGGTACGTCGCGCAGGCGGGCCTGGAGGTCGGCGACGAGCGTGGTGTCGGGGATGCTGGCGACAGGCAGGGTCATGGGAAGACCTCGGGGTTGACGCAGTGGGGAGGCCGCCGTCCCTCGAGCGCGGCCAGGAGGTTGTCCACCGCCATGGAGGCCATGCGGCCCCGGGTGGCGTGCGATGCGCTGGCGATGTGGGGCGCGAGCAGGACGTTGGGCAGCGTCATCAGCGGGCTGTCGGGTGGAAGGGGCTCGGGGTCCGTCACGTCCAGGGCCACGCCGCCCAGCCGGCCGTCTCGCAGGGCCTCGACGAGCGCGGCCGGGTCCACGACCCCGCCTCGCGCGGTGTTGACGAGCAAGGCCCCGGGCTTCATCGCGGCCAGCTCCTCGCGGCCCACCCAGTGCCGGGTGGCGGGCGTCAGGGGCACATGCAGGCTGATGATGTCCGCTTCGGCGAGCAGCGCGGCCTTGTCCACCCGGACGGCGCCCGTCTCCGCCTCCAGCGCGGGCCGGGCCTGGCGCCCCACGTAGAGGATTCGCATCCCGAAGCCCCGGGCCCGTCGGGCGACCGCCGAGCCGATGGCCCCCGGGCCGACGATTCCCAACGTGGCCCCATACACGTCCGTTCCCAGGAGGAGGGTGGGGCTCCAGGTCCGCCAGTGGCCGGCCCGGACATACGCGTCCGCCTCCGCGACACGCCGGGCGAGTCCCAAAATCAGCGCGAATGCGAAATCGGCGGACGTCTCCGTGAGGGCGCCTGGGGTATTTCCTACCGCCACGCGGCGCTCCGTACAGGCCCGAACGTCAATGTTGTCGTAGCCAACAGCCACGTTGCTGACTGCCCGCAGGCTGGGGGCGGAGGCAAGCAGGCGGGCATCCACACGGTCCGTCAACAAGGTGACGAGCCCGTCGGCGCGGGCGGCCTCGGCCAGGAGGGCCTCGGGAGGGGGAGGCATGTCCGCCTCCCAGACGGACAGGTCCACGTGCTTGCCCAGTCGCCCGAGGGCCTCTCCAGGGAGCTGTCGAGTGACGAAGACTCGGGGGCGGAGGGTCCGGGGCATGGCGAGCGTTGATGGTCTCATAGCCTGATGCCGGTGGCTGCTTCCGCTGGCGGACTCAACCACATTTCCCGCGAGCGGGAGCGTCCTTGCTGTGCTAGTGGCAGGGGTTCCCCGGCGCTAGGAGCCAGGGGCCCTGCCTGTGCCAGCCGTGCAATCCACCGCCGACATCCGAGACGCCCTCCCTCCTCAGGACACCCAGTGGCTCAGGGCCCTGAAGGCTGAAGTCCAACCCACCACTTTCAAGAAGGGCCGGGAGGTGGCGGAGTCCCGCCGCGTCTTCGGGCTCCAACGTGAAGGAGACCGCATCCGCGCGCAGGTCGCGGGTTCCACCGGCGAGCGCTATGAAGTCGCGCTCATGGTGGGCGACGGTCGCGCCACGTCCTCCTGCACGTGCCAGTCGTGGAACACGTATGGCCCCCACTGCGAACATGTGGTGGCCGCCGCGCTCATCTACGCTGCGCGCTTCCGTCCGCCGCCCCGTCCGCAGCCCGTCGCGCCTCCGCCGCCCGCCGCCGAGACGGTCGAGTCCGCCGCCAACAATGAGGTGGTGGACGCCGAGGTCCCCGTGGAGCCCGACGCTCCCGTGGGGGACGCCGTCAGCCTGCCCGCGCTCGCCAAGGTGGAGAGCTGGCTGGGGCTCTCCGCGCAGCCGGATTATGAGTTCTTCTACCGGCTGACGGCCGCGAGCACGAACGCGGGCACGCGGCAGTGGGTCATGGACGTGCGCCGGCAGGATGCGCAGACCAAGGGCCCC is part of the Myxococcus landrumus genome and encodes:
- a CDS encoding 2-hydroxyacid dehydrogenase gives rise to the protein MPRTLRPRVFVTRQLPGEALGRLGKHVDLSVWEADMPPPPEALLAEAARADGLVTLLTDRVDARLLASAPSLRAVSNVAVGYDNIDVRACTERRVAVGNTPGALTETSADFAFALILGLARRVAEADAYVRAGHWRTWSPTLLLGTDVYGATLGIVGPGAIGSAVARRARGFGMRILYVGRQARPALEAETGAVRVDKAALLAEADIISLHVPLTPATRHWVGREELAAMKPGALLVNTARGGVVDPAALVEALRDGRLGGVALDVTDPEPLPPDSPLMTLPNVLLAPHIASASHATRGRMASMAVDNLLAALEGRRPPHCVNPEVFP
- a CDS encoding alpha/beta fold hydrolase translates to MPEVRASDGVRIRYDDVGRGETPLLFIPGWCSRRDVFRTLLPRCARRHRVLCVDLRGHGDSERGEGDFDSNTVLDDLLAVLKASGARRVVPVCISTSGDWALDLHRELGAARVPHLVLLDWLVTEPPPAFSSILRGLMSERWGRARDELLETWAHGVENEDVLRTLRVDMREVSEEMWARAAREITASQARHGTPLRALAGLNPAPTTLHLYAQPDTQDYLEEQVAFSATHPWFHVMKLPAVSHLPSLEVPDLVAAGIDALVSGQRTTLKTGPHLGPGAQD
- a CDS encoding TetR/AcrR family transcriptional regulator, whose product is MPRPSNTEERRQQIVTGLLRVMSERGYERASVNEIAKAAGLSPGLVHYHFSDKQEILLVLVEQLAALARARVAKRVARLAPEDARGRVDAFLDAFLATGADADPSAVAGWVTISAEAIRQPEVRAAYEQVVRADLEHLEGLVAAVVGKRRARALSVGLFAAVQGYFVLSASAPGLVPSGSAANTVKQMAAGLLDTATAKEGA
- a CDS encoding adenine phosphoribosyltransferase; the encoded protein is MTLPVASIPDTTLVADLQARLRDVPDFPKPGIVFKDITPVLADPRLFGRVINAMSAPFRGQHITKVVGVEARGFLLGAPIALALDAGFVPARKPGKLPHRSVVERYSLEYGADGVEMHEDAILQGERVLVVDDVLATGGTAEATAKLVKRLGGELVGFSFLISLDFLEGPQRLGRDKVTTLLTF